A region of the Apium graveolens cultivar Ventura chromosome 6, ASM990537v1, whole genome shotgun sequence genome:
GCCACATTTATGTTACCGTAGACTAGCAATTGGCTAAGGTAACAAAAAAATGTTGCTTTTTTCATGTGACCTTTGATCCCTAAGGCAACATTTTATGGGTCTACTGTAACACGTCTTTTATGTTACACTAGGcacctaaggtaacataaattGGTGCTATAGTATTAAAAGTTTGGTGTTACCTTAGATGTTAGCATTTATAAAAAAAAGTGGGCCCACACATGCCACGTCAACATGCCACGTCAGCTTGTGACGTGGCATGCTAACGTGGCATGTGGGGTCCACATGGTGACGTATCACTTGATGACGTGGCACGGGTGAGGCCcacatgctgacgtggcatgGAGGGGGGTCCAATATGCGAAAGTGGAATGTGGGGGCCCGTATGCTGACGTGGCTTGAGATGGGCCcacatgctgacgtggcatgtgGGCCTCACCTGTGGGGGCCACATTATTTGTAATATTAATTTTCCCTAATGTAACATTTTTAGAAGTATGTTACAACCTATTGTAACATCTAATTTGTAACACTTTCCGTACCTAATGTAACacaaattttagaaaaaatttgaCAGGTTATTTTTGTAAATTTAGCATTCCATAATCAAAACATACCATTCAATCATCAAATTCATGACCAACTTCACAAAAATCCACCACAATCCACCACAAAAATCCACCACAACCCACCACACCAATATAAAGTATTATAATCCACCTTCAATACTACGCAACATAAAGTACGACATTAAAAAAACATACAATAAGCTGAACATCCATGACCACATGCAAAAAGATAGAAATCTGGCAATTAAAAGGTACTGCCACCCGAGAGGGGTGTAAAGTTCTCATCATGATCACTTGTCGGATAGAATTCTTCGAGATTAATTGTGATGCCCGGATTCGTGTAAGCTAATTTCTTAAGCACCATAGACATCTTCTCCTGGACCTTCTTTTCCACTACCTCTTGAACTTTCTTGCTCACAGACGCCTCAATTTCAGTGGCTAGATTTTCCTTTATCTTACCCGCCAGTTCTTGCACATATGTGTTGGTCGAACTACCACAACCTTTTGTAGCTTTAGCACATCTGCCTTGAAGCCAATATGGTCCATGTTTTTTTCCATGTGACAATAGTTCCCCACTTGGATCTTCAGTTGTGCTGATTTTTTCTTTGATCTTTTGCTACAAAACACAAACAGAAAAAGCAACAAGAATATTGGAGTCCATATAAATTGCACAAATTAAAGTAGAAATATTATCAAATTCAGGTCACCGAAATAAAAGCACTTACTATCTTGTTTTTTATAACTTCAGAGCCGGTCTTATACTCGCGGCCATCAACACGCTCACGAGTCTCCACAAAAACCTCTGAATCTGGTGGTGCAGAGGCATCAGATCTCTTCTTTTTCTAAAAGAAATGAACAAGTCAGCCAACTCAATCTATAGCAATACATTTAAATCAAGAGTGCCAACTCCCACTTCACATAATTTTTAGTATTTTATGTACACAAAATTCTTGAAATCTTAATATGTGCTTATTGACCATAAACGTCAACtgataattattatattaattctGTAATTTGTTAACTAAAGTAGAAGAAATAATTTGCAGCAGTTACAACATATTGAACAGAATGGACTGAAGGGATAAGTACTTCACATACCATCTTGTTTCGAATTTGTGCGAAACTCTTGGGACCAACTGTATGTGTGTCTGTATACTCACTTCGACTTCTGACATTTGTCTCAGCTCTTCACTAGAAAATGTGAATAAAACGGAAAAAAAATAAATCATCACTCAAATCGAATATAAATGCAACACTTAAATTTAAATGTGCATATTTAAATAAGAAAACCTTGACGCTTTCATCATTCCAATACTCTAGCAACATCTTGAAACTCTCCAGTGGAATTCCATCTGGTCTGTTTTCAATCCGGTCTTCATCATTTTGAAATGCAAGGTAATGTGCCTTCTTAATTCTGCTTTTCCGTGTCCTCCAAGATGACTGAATGGGTTGTAGCACCCATGATTTGCAGTCATCAGGTATAATGTACCTTTGCTAAAAACAATGCAAAAAGAATAGAAGACACGCAAgataagaaaataaaatatttgttaCAGAAAAATAAATCACAATTAATCGAACAATGTATGTGATGGTGATACCTTGACATAATTCCACATTGTATCTTTCAATGTTAACGGAACATCACGCCAAGAAACGAAAGTGACACACATCGCTTTGCGAGTGTCCCCAAGAAGTTGCTAAGTTCAGAAAGTGTCTTGTCATCGTCAGATCAGGTTGTTTGCGTTCATTGATCTCAAGAACAATTCTTTGGTCCATACTTCTCATGTGGACTCTATCCATCCTCGTTTGTCCTCTCATTCTTCTAGGGACAGGATCTACAATTATGTATgagtaattattattattcaaaaattatCTTTATCTTAAATTTCACAAAATCAAGCCCTCTAATAAAATTCcacaaaattaattttatttaatcaACTCTGGCAGTCTATAATAATCAGATCCACTACTTTGTACGAAAATACAATTTTAGAAACATATATACTAGCAATTTAGGGATGCAAGTGTTTATTCCATTTTAGCAAGATCTAGTAAGGCATAATTCTTGAACTAAAGACCAACAAAGTACATGTTTTTTCATCATTTTGTACAAGAAATTTTTTAACACAGGAGAGAAGATACCTGGTTCCTCCTCTTCCTCAATATCAGGCAAAATGTTTTCCTCAGGTATGACATTTTCTGTAGAAGCCTGTGTAGTTGCAGTTGTAGTGGTAGAAGCCTTCCAAACAGCAGCTTCTTTTTGGCGCTTTCGCATAGCCCAAAAGCCTCCATTGAACCTTTTGCTTCTACAGGTGCCGATAGCTGAATGGGAGGTTCTCCAGGTTTTTCATTCAATACCTGTTGGTCATTCTCACTAGTTAAATCCTCTGCTGCTTGCTTCTTTGATGTACCAGAATTGAATCTTGAACGTGTTGTTGGGCCACGTCCAATAAGCGCCTTTGTCTTCTCAGCTTTTCCCCTCTGAAATAAAGATTAGCAAGGTACAAACCACACATTAATTTTCGTGATCTTCCATAAGTGAGATATTAAACTGAAAATTATCTCCTAACATGAGTATGGACAAAAACATATAATCAGACAATGTCATCTATGAAACGCACCTTCACTTGAGTTCCCGATCCACCATCCTTACTAGCAGCCTCAATATCCACAGAGGGATCATATTCCTCATCGCTGCCCTGTTGCACCTGGTCCTTTTTGGATTTACCTTTCGACAATGAAGCTCTCACTTCAGTGCTGAGTGTAGGCAAATTGAGGGCAAAAAAAACTTCGTTGTTCCTCCTGACTGTAACAAGTCTCTGTTTCTCATAATCTGTTAAAGGCGGTGGAGGGGGTAAATTGAGCTCCTGCAAATAcacataaaatcattttaattagAGGCTGGGCACATAAATTAATAACAACACACAAAATGAAATAATAGGTTCATAACCTCAGGTTCATTCTCTCCCATAATTTTACCTTCTTCAGGACCCTCTAAGTCCAACTTCCGCTTCACACTTGCAGGCATTTCAAGAACGCTGTGATCAGTTGTTTCTTGCATTTTATTCAACCATGGAGACTTCCGATTACCAACTTGGGGCAACATCTTTGTGTTCCTCTTCTCAGGCTTATCACATTGGTTTGCCTTCTTCATCATCTGTTGTTGTTGCAATTGATGTGTGGTTACGAATTTCCGCTTGACTTGCTTCTTAGCTACAAAAAAATACAAGTACAACAAGTTAAAAATATGAATGCAGTAACAGTTCAAAATAGCATTAAGAAGTGATCTAcaatttataaatttgataaaTTTGTTAAATTAAACAAATTTTGTTGCaatttgttcaatttattttAATCTATAATTATTAAGAAGTGATCTGTTAACTATATTCAtttaaaataatctaaaataaCATTATGCATAACACCAATATATTCTTATTGCCAAGATAGAAATGAACAGTATCAAGTCAATATTTTGAAATGAAAATACCAAATTACCTGCAACTAGAGCCGGCCAAACGGGCGGTTTGATTCGGCACGCTCGTGAATCGGCTCGCCAAAAACTCGTATAACTCGGCTCGTGATGTGCCGGTTCATAATTCGGCACGAACCGTATATTAAAACGAGCCGAACACGAACTGGATTGTGTTGAACCGGAACCGGCCCGGAACCGGCACGCGGTTTTCAACCGGCACGCACAACTCCAACCGGCCCGCCTAATTCGTATGTCTTGCATTTTTTTGAATGTGTTATTTCAATTTTCTAATTTGAAaaacttttatatatatataaaatgttataaattttattatttaataatcattcatatatatctatatatatttgttggtttTAAAAAGAGTGAACAACTAAAATATGGAAAATCACCTTAATTATTtaccaaaaaaaataataaacaataaatTCTAACAGCTCGTCAATTCGTGAACAACAATTCAGCCCGCGAGTTGCTCCCACGCGCCAACAACAACTTCGTCCTGTCCTCTCACCTGCTTCAAATCCTGTCCTCTCACCTGcttcaaatccaacaacaaaTGGTCACCTGCTTGCTTTACTTGCAAAACTAAACCGCCTAATTCGCCTCCTGAACCGTTTAATTCGACTAACCGTTGAACTCGCCTGAATCGCGGGCCATTTACGAGTTAATCTTTTCTCTGATCGGCACGGCTCGACACGGACCGTTAATTTTTGCGGGCCGTTCACGAGTTCAGTAGTAATCAAATCGGCCCGTCAAAAAATCGGCCCGGCACGCTCGGCCCGTTCGTAATAATTCACCATAATtcacacatacataataataaaacaacaccgagctgacaaaaactatacacatattttatttatctaataattccataaatacatatttaaataatataaaaaatacgcgagtcgttatatcctttcccccttaaaaagattttgtcctcagaatctgatctaactaaatacatgaggatatttgtcaagcacaTCTTACTCTAACTCTTAAGTAGATCCATCTGCTCGGGAATTCTTCCAAAACATACTCACTATAGGAATAAATTTATTCCTGAGATCTCGCTTTCTATGATCTAGTATCTAGATTGGGTCATACACATTGctttaattaaataaagaatacCTTACCTTGACACAAAGACCCATAACATACTAGGAGTGTGCTGCCGCTATGGCAACAACACTAGCTTATAGataacttatttatttttctCAATATCTCACTCGATCCTGAATTTCTAGGGCTTAGCTTACTTTTATGCTCAAATCTTACTATTCCTTTCCAAGGAAAAACTTCCAGTGATACTAATGTTCCAACTTTTATCTCTATATCCTTTCAACACGAATCATTCTCCCTTCGTATACCATGAGTTACTTTTAACCTTACCCAATCAATATTCTGTATTCATTATCTAGTGAATTGGTTCAGGATCCGACGATTCCTTTAACTCTTCAATCAATTTAGACTGAGGATGAACTTCATACAAAGGCTTCCTTGTTCACCTTCGATTGTCCAAACTTCAACCCTTACTCTTTCTGATTCTTTTGTTAACTCCTCAGGGATCTTAATCACATATACTGGTCTTGCTTGAGTGATCGCTAATAAGATACCATAATCTTTTGGTAATCTCAATCATAATTCATACCTTGAAATCTTAACATACAGCTGCTCCTTTTCCAATCTTCGTAGAGGAATCCTTGGGCGTTCTATATGGATTTTCTAGAGTATAAAtaactgaggatgttatcaataaatacaactACACTTATACAAGTACTTCTTATACACTTTGTTCAATGAACCTCCAAATACGACTAATGTATTTGTTAATATAAATATTACCATCCGAACTCGTAATGTTCATATCTTGCTCCAAACACAATCTTTAGTATGACCTCAAGCTTACCTTTAGCTAACGGTGGCCTGATCTTAGGTCAACCTTCATAACCTACTACGTCCTTTTAATTGAATCATATAAATAATCATTCTTATACAGGGATCACTTATTTCTTTTTATCAATTTCTCCAAC
Encoded here:
- the LOC141668508 gene encoding uncharacterized protein LOC141668508 isoform X2: MKKKRSDASAPPDSEVFVETRERVDGREYKTGSEVIKNKIQKIKEKISTTEDPSGELLSHGKKHGPYWLQGRCAKATKGCGSSTNTYVQELAGKIKENLATEIEASVSKKVQEVVEKKVQEKMSMVLKKLAYTNPGITINLEEFYPTSDHDENFTPLSGGSTF
- the LOC141668508 gene encoding uncharacterized protein LOC141668508 isoform X1; protein product: MMKKANQCDKPEKRNTKMLPQVGNRKSPWLNKMQETTDHSVLEMPASVKRKLDLEGPEEGKIMGENEPEAASKDGGSGTQVKRGKAEKTKALIGRGPTTRSRFNSGTSKKQAAEDLTSENDQQVLNEKPGEPPIQLSAPVEAKGSMEAFGLCESAKKKLLFGRLLPLQLQLHRLLQKMSYLRKTFCLILRKRRNQILSLEE